A part of Solanum stenotomum isolate F172 unplaced genomic scaffold, ASM1918654v1 scaffold19069, whole genome shotgun sequence genomic DNA contains:
- the LOC125850774 gene encoding protein IQ-DOMAIN 14-like translates to MLDPRMPDPRTSHSRNPDPRTANSRTPDPRTLDLRTPDSRMPDPRTPDPRTSNSRTPDLKTSDSRTLLRTPDLRTPDTRTSDPRTPYPRTPNLRTPDPRTYDPRTPDLRTPDSRTSDPRTSDSRMPDSRMLDPRTPDPRTPDPRTPDPRTLDPRTFDPITPDPRTSDPRTPDLRTSNPRTPDLRMPDPRTPDPRTSDSRTPNPRTSDSRTPDLRTPDPRNSDPRTPT, encoded by the coding sequence ATGCTTGACCCAAGAATGCCTGATCCGAGGACTTCTCATTCGAGAAATCCTGACCCGAGAACGGCTAACTCGAGGACGCCTGACCCGAGAACGCTTGACCTGAGAACGCCTGACTCGAGGATGCCTGACCCGAGAACGCCTGATCCGAGGACATCTAATTCAAGAACGCCTGATCTGAAGACTTCTGATTCGAGAACGCTCCTAAGAACGCCTGACTTGAGGACGCCTGACACGAGGACTTCTGACCCTAGAACGCCCTACCCGAGAACGCCTAACTTGAGGACGCCTGACCCGAGGACTTATGACCCTAGAACGCCTGATTTGAGAACGCCTGACTCGAGGACTTCTGACCCTAGAACGTCTGACTCGAGAATGCCTGACTCGAGGATGCTTGACCCGAGAACGCCTGACCCGAGGACTCCTGACCCGAGAACACCTGACCCGAGAACCCTTGACCCGAGGACTTTTGACCCTATAACGCCTGACCCGAGGACTTCTGACCCCAGAACGCCTGACCTGAGGACTTCTAACCCGAGGACGCCTGACCTGAGGATGCCTGACCCGAGGACCCCAGATCCGAGGACTTCTGATTCGAGAACGCCTAATCCGAGGACTTCTGATTCGAGAACGCCTGACCTGAGGACGCCTGACCCGAGGAATTCTGACCCTAGAACGCCGACCTGA
- the LOC125850775 gene encoding putative disease resistance RPP13-like protein 1: MLCPLRNFSKRFCVWKGPTNPTLDGKRFLRLCQEIPVNMEDVGNRYFQLLLQYSWLQDVELDEHNNIRYCKMHDLVPDLAGDILKSKLFDQKSVEGENLSQVRYFGWDSPSDQIDMINEPGQKKAHLQEKPDIFKLAYLWSHDELEDCEVNDEYVLDGLQLHPNLKKLVVVNYLRTRFPSWFSEELLPNLVELKLSGCRKCKEIPSLGQLKLLRHLELIGFHELKCIGPTFYGVEVNKNANIQVFPLLKELVLWNMPRLTEWKEVQPLSTRNDGRDGVGVRIFPGLEKLWISNCPLLKSIPNQFEILREFSINGNQILEFGIEVLLLKH; this comes from the exons ATGCTTTGCCCACTTCGCAATTTTTCCAAAAGATTTTGTGTTTGGAAAGGACCAACTAATCCAACTCTGGATGGCAAAAGGTTTCTTCGTCTATGTCAAGAGATCCCTGTGAATATGGAAGACGTTGGGAACAGGTATTTTCAACTTTTATTGCAATATTCCTGGCTGCAAGATGTTGAGTTAGATGAGCACAACAATATAAGATACTGTAAGATGCATGATCTTGTGCCTGATTTGGCTGGAGATATTTTGAAATCTAAACTATTTGATCAAAAGAGTGTCGAAGGAGAAAATCTTTCTCAAGTTCGATACTTTGGATGGGACTCACCAAGTGATCAAATTGATATGATAAATGAGCCAGGAC AGAAGAAGGCACATCTACAAGAGAAACCAGATATCTTCAAGTTGGCATATTTATGGTCCCATGATGAATTAGAAGACTGTGAGGTCAATGATGAGTATGTTCTGGATGGTCTTCAACTACATCCTAACTTGAAAAAATTAGTGGTAGTGAACTATTTAAGGACTAGATTTCCGTCATGGTTCAGTGAagaattgttaccaaatttagTGGAGTTGAAATTAAGTGGTTGCAGAAAGTGCAAGGAAATTCCATCGCTTGGCCAACTTAAACTCCTTCGGCATCTTGAGCTGATAGGATTCCATGAGTTGAAATGTATCGGACCTACATTTTATGGTGTTGAAGTTAACAAAAACGCCAATATCCAAGTGTTCCCGTTACTCAAAGAACTAGTATTGTGGAATATGCCTAGACTTACTGAGTGGAAGGAAGTGCAACCGTTATCAACAAGAAATGATGGTAGAGATGGAGTTGGAGTAAGAATATTTCCCGGGCTGGAGAAGTTGTGGATTAGTAACTGTCCGTTGTTAAAAAGTATTCCGAATCAATTTGAAATACTGCGTGAATTTAGCATCAATGGAAATCAGATACTTGAATTCGGAATTGAGGTTCTTCTCTTGAAACATTAA